DNA sequence from the Mastacembelus armatus unplaced genomic scaffold, fMasArm1.2, whole genome shotgun sequence genome:
CTGGCGTTTGATGTTTCCTCGCCGCTGCCAGaacttcctgttcctcctcagCCAGCTGTCTGGTGTCAGCAGTTTCCACATCATTACTGCTGCTCACCTGTCAGGTACGGCGCAGCACACAGGACACAACGAGACAAAGGAGCCAACACACAGGGCAAAGAAATGaaaggcagaaataaaaagcaggaCACATTGATAACATGCTACTTAAAGCAGATACAGATGTTATCACTTCCTGCACACAGatgctgttttattgtgaaaatcaCACAGAAGAATTTGTGGAATGATATCTCTGGTTCctatttttgtttgtctaaTTTGTCTGACagtaagaaacacacaaaccaaacctgCACGTCCACATTCAGACCAGTGCTGAGTGAGGAATAGCCCTCATCTCTAAACCCTGGACTTCGTCTGCTGGACAGCATTTTTCTCAGTGTGGATTCGATCAAAACAGAGCAGCATGAATTTGTGACCCCGAGTCACTGCAGGCGACTTTTCCACCACAGCAGCTTTtcacatattttacttttagaGGTTTGAAAAATTATCCAGAAAATGGCAAAGAGAGAAGTCCAggataaataaacagaaagttaTTCAgcagattgtttttgtttctggttCCAATCCTGTTAATTGTCTTAATTCTGCGTCTCCTTCAGTCAGTCCCTGCTGATTGGTCAGAGTGAAGCACCTCTGacccaaaacagaaaacatgaaatccATTTCAGACTGGAGACCTAACAGCAATAGAAACTGGAACCAGTTCAATCAGAGTAAATGTCCAGTCAGGATCAGCAGACAGCACAAACCAGTTCTCTGATCCTGCTGAACCCAGATCatgttactgtttgttttctctgtggttcACAGTGCtgcagggtcaaaggtcaatgagaggaaaggaggggTGGTCCGGGGGGGTTCAAGGCCACCGGGGAAGTCTAGGAAGTCAAAGCAATTtcaagaggaggaagaaggaacaACAGAGGCTGAAACCTGACAGCAGCTTGGTTTGTCTGCTCAgggatttcaaaataaaagcaggtgGACTACTGAGGGGTGGAGGTGTCTGGAgtcaaacagagaaataaagagccTTTCTAACATTGTTGGCACAGACAGCACCTGTTGTTGATGCACCCATAGGTGTCATTGCCTCTTCAACTGGAGAGTCTGGAGACTGAGCTGTCGTTCCATCATTTGAAGCCGAGCGGCTTGTTCTTGTACTTTCTGACACTTTACCACTTtggaccagttcagcttcagacCTGGACCAGAGCGGAAACATGTCAGTCACAGCTGAAACACGGAGGTGACAGTAACGTCAGACTGGAACCTGAAAACAGGTTCACAGAACTGAAACCAGGACTAGAAAGACCAGAAAAGCTTCCTCTgcagataaatgtgtgtgttaatgtgtgtcagtgttttcatggAAAATCCAGGTGCCAGCTTCAGATCCGCTGACTCTGTTGTTTGTCAGGAGGAGAAAAGTCAAACCTCATTAAAGCAGAGTTAACGTGTCCAGGTAAACCTGCAGGTGTATCGACACAGACGCCCAGGAGCTACTGAGCTGCAGCTCGATCCATATCCGTGCTCCCTAATGATTTCAGTCTGCAGACAGTTTCCCTCTCGGATCAACACATAATTACATGAAGCAACAGATGCTAATTATCCAAACGAGCTGCAATTAGTGGAGAGTTTTTAGATACAGCTGCTTGTTCGACGCCTAAATGTTTCTGTGGCTGCCATTGATCGTCCCACATAGACAGAGCGTGGACAACACTGTCCTCCGGTCAGattattcacctgctgtgactTTCCAGGTCTGTTTTCTACATTTGGCCTTTGTGACTGAAGAACTTTGTTAGAAATCATTTATCAGAAATCAAATCATGTCGCCATCAATCTAAACACAGCTTGAACGGTCAGTGTTTGCACGGCAGACAAGCTGAGGACAAACAGGCCCCAGTGTCTCGATCAGGGGCAAGTGGACGTGGTTTGGCTCAGGTGTCGGGGCAAGAGAAATCTGGAGAGCTCAACGTTTCAGCTcccttcattttcattttgtcaggaCCAGGTCGACACATAAACAACCACAACAGCTACGCCAAGAACTTTCCATTATTTTCTATTGCACAGGCAtttttctgtgctgctgataCTTGCAGTTTTACTGCAGAAACGTTTTGAAtacaggacttttacttgggacacacaaacatgctaatgatttataattttttatgaGAGCATGTTTCCACCCAGCTGGAGAAAAGACCTGGTCTGAACAACAGGAAGTTCTGGAAGCAGCTCCTGGGTCTCTGTTGATTCCTCAGACAAATGACGCTCGGCTCTGGGGCCACAGGGTGATGTGAAACCTGAGCGGCACAAACTGGGGCTCTGTCCTCCCCCacatgctgtgtctgtttggacTGTGTGTGCTGAATCAAtacacagcagcatcatttcttttaaaaatgtcaatcCCTGTGAACCCGCTGAACCTCCGGCTCCCTCTGCACTGCAGAGCTGAGCGGGCGAGGCCGAGCAGCAGAGTGTGACGGCAGAATGAAGTGAAGACGGAGAGGCCGCCGGCTGAGCGTGTGTTCTGCATACTGATGGAGTCAAACAGGGAGGAGATCCTGGCTGCCGATTGGTCGGCTCCCTGGTGGCATGAGCACAAACACGCTCGCAGTTTGACTCTGAAATGTAAACCCAGCAGCTTGTTCTGCTCCTGCTTCcccacagcaaacagcagacaggtccGTGCAGACCCTCAGCTGCAGAAAAGGTGGCTGCAAACTCGAGTCACAGCTCAATGTGTGACTTGACTCCCTGTGACATGAaggtgcagcagcagaaatgacgTGTGCAGgtcacagacaggaaatgaaagcAGTGATGTCTGCAAAGATAGAAACCACAGAAACCACAGTGTCCAGGTTGTATTGTGTGATTTTCCTTCATGGGCCTTTAAAAACGTaaaaagctgcagcagatgaaaacatgaaacagttGTTGTCTTCTGCAGCTTGTCCATTGCACACTGGGTCCTGGCCTTGGTCTCAGCTCCAGGTTCCTCTCTGAACCGGCAGTAATGGGCCATAAGTGTTTGGGTCACCAGTGTCTGCAGCAACAATCAAATACTCCCACATTGATTTCTTcctcctgtgttttttcttaatcCTTCAGCGCTGAAACAAACGGAGTAATGAGCGTGTTCTGCTGACTCCAGGTTTCTCTGGATAACCGGACTAGAGTCGGAGATGCGTTTAGTCCAAGGTGAGGTCGATCAATAAGTCCAGTCTGAGCGGTGAAGGGAGACTGATGAGGGCTCATCTCTGACCTTTAGCTGATAATGGGACGTGAACgtgagctgctgcagtttgttttctaCCTACTGGAGCTTTTTGAATTTGTGCATTTAAAGACCCAGACCCGGTTTATAATGTGTCATACACAGAAGCAGATACATGTTTTCCCAGGTATTTGGTACCAGAgatgatttttgattttttgaaTATTCTTTAAAAAGACTGAATCCCAAAGAAAGGTGGCCCAGTCTCTGCAGGATGAGGGGACGTCCCACACTCGGACTTGACTCGGTCTGTCGGCGAGCAGTCCTTGACAGGAACCAGGCTGCAGCTTCAAACTGTGGGCAATGAGACAGAGAGCGTGTCCCAACCGTCCGTCCTCATCAGCACCGCCGTCACCCTCACAGCGGCTGGAGGTCTGAGGTCTGGTGCGTCCTCCTCGCCCAGGCTCTGGTTTTCAGCTGATGAAGCTGCCACTCTCCTTTGGGGGCTCACGCCCACATTCTGTCAGCGAGGGTTGTTGTAAATGTGATTCAGGGGTCTCAGGGGAAATAAGCCTGCAAGgcactgctgctgtctgccCGCCAGGCAAAGTAATATCCTCCGCCTGCTGGATGGAGCACTAATCTCCAGGACTGAGCCAAGAGACGCCTGCACCCCCAGACTCTAAAGGAGAGCCCGCCGGGTTTATGAGGTCACTGTCACAGAGCGTGACCTTGTTGCTCAGGTGGGTCAGACTGGAGCCGGACTGGTCAGACTGGAGCTGAGATCCTGGAACACGAGATGAAGTGAAAGAGCAGGTCAGCAGGGATTCAGCACCACCCTGTGGCTGGGGTCGGGTGAGGCGTGGCACAGGTAACTGGTTCAGGGGAGACAGACttcaacacaacactgacatgtaTGTTTAAGTAAAGGGGGATCACAAGGAAGCAAACGCTCAGCCCTGAGGTGCTGAATATGAAATGTGAGCCACGTGCTAcaagaagaacaacaacatcatttgtgcttagtttcctccaaagctgctgggttcccagatgttccttccagtttggctccatcaggagcttctccataaatgtccaaccaatgtgaagcgtcctggtctctccactgccccccctcctccatgttgatgtttcccacactgaatgatgacgacaggcgacatgtgcatGAACGTCCTGACTGTgtctctgctgcctcctgctgaTGAAACCAGCTCACACCGACTGACACCAGGTTGAACATAAACAGCAGCACCATCAGttcaggtctgacttactgtgCAGGTGGGTCACATGACACCTGCAAGAATAAACCTCATCCATCCACAGACAGGAACCGTGAAATAGGGTTCAAAGTGTTTTCTCCTCAGGTGGATCAACTGAAGTGCTGCTGGGTCAGATAAGACTGGACAACAcgagtgatgatgatggtggtgagtCCAGAAGTACCATCTcccaaatgtacttgaagtatccaaagtaaaggTACTCATTGTGTAgcatggcccatttcacatgaatggatctgatgttattggattctaattattgatgattattgtgttgatcactttaatgttggagctgatgttaactaccttatatacttctaatttgaagtactttatgtactgctgggtagctgacgttaactaccttatatacttctaatttgaagtactttatataccgctgggtagctgatgttaactaccttatatacttctaatttgaagtactttatataccgctgggtagctgacgttaactaccttatatacttctaatttgaagtacttcatataccgctgggtagctgacgttaactaccttatatacttctaatttgaagtactttatgtactgctgggtagctgacgttaactaccttatatacttctaatttgaagtactttatataccgctgggtagctgacgttaactaccttatatacttctaatttgaagtactttatgtactgctgggtagctgacgttaactaccttatatacttctaatttgaagtactttatataccgctgggtagctgatgttaactaccttatatacttctaatttgaagtactttatataccgctgggtagctgacgttaactaccttatatacttctaatttgaagtactttatataccgctgggtagctgacgttaactaccttatatacttctaatttgaagtactttatataccgctgggtagctgacgttaactaccttatatacttctaatttgaagtactttatataccgctgggtagctgacgttaactaccttatatacttctaatttgaagtactttatatacgctgggtagctgacgttaactacctatatacttctaatttgaagtattttatatacagctgggtagctgacgttaactaccttatatacttctaatttgaagtactttatataccgctgggtagctgacgttaactaccttatatacttctaatttgaagtattttatatacagctgggtagctgacgttaactacctcatatacttctaatttgaagtactttatataccgctgggtagctgacgttaactaccttatatacttctaatttgaagtattttatatacagctgggtagctgacgttaactaccttatatacttctaatttgaagtactttatatactgctgggtagctgacgttaactaccttatatacttctaatttgaagtacttcatataccgctgggtattCAAATTAGAAGACACTCTAAACACTGAATtggtaaaatgaatgaaaagtgtTAATGACTCGATTATATAAATGACCATCAGACTgtcatgtgacttcctgttttatctCTGCACCATCGGACACAGGACGAGCTCTGTGGTGCGTTTCCTGTATCACAGTTTGGACGCCGGCGTCTGCAGACTGGGCGGAGCTGCAGGAAGTGGTGTGGGTCGACCCCAGAGCCGCAGGCGGCTGACTCCTCCATCAGGAGCGATGATAAGGCGCACGTGACTGACAGGTGACGTCCGAGTCAGGTCCCCCTGGCCAAAGTGATGTCGGTGATGAGGACGGAGCTGCAGCGCAGAGAGGAAGGCCAGAATGAGGAGTCTGTTCAGGTGGAAGTGATTTCATTGACGGTATGTACCTACTTTCTGAGGCGGGAGAAGGACCTGCCACTTCCCAGAAGTCCACCCGCTCcgggtgcactgagcttcctcCTCTGGGGTCAGACTACACACCTCAATCCTGCACGAGTCCGGAAAGTTCCCTGGATGGAACAACAGCTGGTTAAATGCTGCAGGtttatttgtgcatgtggaagagCCGGTGTGTCCAGGTGAGCATTAACCTTTGAAGTGGATGGTGTCAACCTCGATGCTGCTGATCACTCCGGGGTGGCCAAGGCGAAACACGGCCCACTCCCACCCAGGCACCTGCAGGATCCCCCGCTGGTCAACCTTGGAAAAATATGGATATTTTTGGAAAGTGGGAACACTGGGAAATATGTAGAAAGGTTTTGGAAAGTGAGAACATTTGAGGAACAAGGACAAACTGCCCCACTTTTGGACAATGAGGACAGTTTGTCCTAACTGAAAGTCCTGTTTGAGGATCTAGATTTGCTGGAACTGGTCCAGAGAAGGTGAAGATTAGATTATTTATGGATAAACCTTCAGTTCTTTGGGTCGGTCCAGTCTACGGGCTGTTTCCCATCCATCAGCCATGTTGGCCGCTCGACCAAGACCTGTGAACACAACACACCAGGGTCACCAATTCACCCACACTTAGCTGGGATCATGTGAGCCTTTTCTACCAATCATGTTGCGTGGATGTCCAAAGTGGGCGTCGCTGTATCCGAGGCAGACTCCCCCATTGGTCAGAGCCACCAGATCGATGTCCTGGTTGGTGGAGACAGACGACCAGTCTCTTTGTCCGATGCCGTACGCTCGCAGTCTGGCTATCCCCCCATCTGATGACACACACTGGAcagttaaatatgttttgtatggaaataatgtttgtgtgtgtgtgtgtgtgtgtgtgtgtgtgtgtgtgtctgtacctgGGAACATATTGAGGCGCAGGTGTGTGACTCTGTGTTCGAACTCCACCTTGAAGTAGTTATGGCAACAGTCGGCATAACCAGGCTtcagctgtgacacacacaccagctctgGCCACGCCTCCGAGcccagctgtcaatcaaaccaCACgtcagctgtcagtcaaactgTGGGTCACTCACAGCACACTATCAGTCACGTTTATCAAAGATCACTGTGTGACCATCGGTTGTTGTGACATACTCGTAACCATGGTGATGAGCTGTTGTCAGTATAGTCTATGGGTTACCTTGGCGACAGCAGCCAGCTGACCGTCAGAGGCCGCCATACCAGTTCGGTCTCCTTCCAGGGTGAAGGGGGGCAGGTGGTCTGCTAAAGAACAGGAGAGTTTCTCTACGATGGATTTTATAGTTGCACCAAGTTTGTTTGCAcagctgtttgatttttgtgtcaCAACTAGAAGCTGCCGTGGTCGAGCTGAGAGCAGTGATTATAGAGCAGCACAGTTCATACCCAGACAGCCGGCCTGGATGGAGACGTAGGGCGAGTGGTTTCCAGTAAAGAAGGAGGTATCGACGTCGAAGCCGTAGATCCGTCCTGGTACCCCCAGCTGGACGATGCACCAGTCGTGACCTTCACAGAAAGGGATGCTTTGGGTTATGTTGATCCGAAACTGATGTTTACTGTGCGATTAGAGAGAGGATTACAGAGGGATCAGCAGTTTGAACAGTGTGTTTGACTTTTTGTGTTAGGATCCCGTCACAGCTTCATTACTCAGTTATTTCCCTCCAGGGCCTTTACAGGCAGCCTCCATCTGGACTAGCTAAAAACCTCCCtccaaaaatgtttaataattatTGACATCACAGAATCACATGTGGCTGAATTGGAATAAAAACCTGCTGTGCTCTGGTTTGACTGGTCATAAGTGCAGACACTAACcaggttttctctttctcctcgtCTCCCATCCGTCCATCCACTTCCCAAACTCAGTGAAGGCAGACGCGATGAACTGTGGCGGCTCTCGCTGCACAGACAAGCAGTTACAGAACAGACGCTCTGAATATTCACATCCTTGACAAGGACAAACCAGCTGCTGGTGCATCTTTATTTACGCATAAATACTGTCATACTGTCAGTCTGACACTGTGAACCTACAGCTTTCTGAATCTCCTGAGCCTCATCCTGGTTCCTGAAACTGGTGCTTCTtggatttattttcttgtgAGAGAGCACACTCTTCTGAGTCTCCTGGGTCCCTGCCTGTTCCTGTGTCTCATGTGACCAGACCTCAGCTTCCCTGTAAGTAGGTCACACTCTCCTCGATCTCTCCCTCTTCCTATGTTCCTCGTTGCTGGACTCCCGCCTTCCTGGATGCCTGTTTCACCCTCCTGGGTCTCCTCAAATCTCCTCCTGGTTCTTTCGAGTCCAGCCCCTGTATTCCTGGATTCCCTTATGTAAATACTTTGG
Encoded proteins:
- the allc gene encoding allantoicase isoform X3 — encoded protein: MDGWETRRKRKPGHDWCIVQLGVPGRIYGFDVDTSFFTGNHSPYVSIQAGCLADHLPPFTLEGDRTGMAASDGQLAAVAKLGSEAWPELVCVSQLKPGYADCCHNYFKVEFEHRVTHLRLNMFPDGGIARLRAYGIGQRDWSSVSTNQDIDLVALTNGGVCLGYSDAHFGHPRNMIGLGRAANMADGWETARRLDRPKELKVDQRGILQVPGWEWAVFRLGHPGVISSIEVDTIHFKGNFPDSCRIEVCSLTPEEEAQCTRSGWTSGKWQVLLPPQKLRPHHRHHFGQGDLTRTSPVSHVRLIIAPDGGVSRLRLWGRPTPLPAAPPSLQTPASKL
- the allc gene encoding allantoicase isoform X1, with protein sequence MAERTAVKATAAEPDFLQFNDLACEAIGGKVIFATDEWFAPAANLLKREPPQFIASAFTEFGKWMDGWETRRKRKPGHDWCIVQLGVPGRIYGFDVDTSFFTGNHSPYVSIQAGCLADHLPPFTLEGDRTGMAASDGQLAAVAKLGSEAWPELVCVSQLKPGYADCCHNYFKVEFEHRVTHLRLNMFPDGGIARLRAYGIGQRDWSSVSTNQDIDLVALTNGGVCLGYSDAHFGHPRNMIGLGRAANMADGWETARRLDRPKELKVDQRGILQVPGWEWAVFRLGHPGVISSIEVDTIHFKGNFPDSCRIEVCSLTPEEEAQCTRSGWTSGKWQVLLPPQKLRPHHRHHFGQGDLTRTSPVSHVRLIIAPDGGVSRLRLWGRPTPLPAAPPSLQTPASKL
- the allc gene encoding allantoicase isoform X2; its protein translation is MAERTAVKATAAEPDFLQFNDLACEAIGGKVIFATDEWFAPAANLLKREPPQFIASAFTEFGKWMDGWETRRKRKPGHDWCIVQLGVPGRIYGFDVDTSFFTGNHSPYVSIQAGCLDHLPPFTLEGDRTGMAASDGQLAAVAKLGSEAWPELVCVSQLKPGYADCCHNYFKVEFEHRVTHLRLNMFPDGGIARLRAYGIGQRDWSSVSTNQDIDLVALTNGGVCLGYSDAHFGHPRNMIGLGRAANMADGWETARRLDRPKELKVDQRGILQVPGWEWAVFRLGHPGVISSIEVDTIHFKGNFPDSCRIEVCSLTPEEEAQCTRSGWTSGKWQVLLPPQKLRPHHRHHFGQGDLTRTSPVSHVRLIIAPDGGVSRLRLWGRPTPLPAAPPSLQTPASKL